From a single Xiphophorus maculatus strain JP 163 A chromosome 5, X_maculatus-5.0-male, whole genome shotgun sequence genomic region:
- the LOC102217453 gene encoding neuropeptide Y receptor type 2-like yields MNEDELNMTQKEPFPFEDEHFDCCIEENLWTLNDSTKLVGVQVVLILSYSTIILFGVTGNSLVIYAVYKFKNLRTVTNFFIVNLAVADLLVNTLCLPFTLVYLLYDDWMFGQVLCFLLPFAQGMAVHVSTITLNIIALDRHRSIVHHMETKMSRDMCAVVIVITWVLSALLASPLAIFREFGSFNISTEETLQVCAEKWPESSMNGKIYSFSMLVVQVVIPLLINSVAYIRIWNKLKKHMICGRNDNQRRKKTTKMMLTMVVVFAVSWLPFHAFQLAIDIDNSVLNMKDFKLVFTVFHIMAMCSTCVNPILYGWMNNNYRTAFLSVVKCYRPLGVRYRSSKNREKEKDDDRDCTDFRSTNL; encoded by the coding sequence ATGAACGAGGATGAGCTAAACATGACTCAAAAGGAGCCTTTTCCATTTGAAGATGAACATTTTGACTGCTGTATTGAGGAGAACCTCTGGACATTGAATGACAGCACAAAGCTGGTTGGAGTTCAAGTTGTCCTCATCCTCTCTTACAGCACAATCATCTTATTTGGAGTCACTGGAAACTCCTTGGTGATTTATGCCGTCTATAAATTCAAAAACCTACGCACAGTGACCAACTTCTTCATAGTGAACTTAGCTGTGGCTGACCTGCTGGTGAACACACTGTGTTTGCCTTTCACTCTTGTCTACCTTCTCTATGATGACTGGATGTTCGGTCAGGTGTTATGCTTCCTGCTGCCTTTCGCTCAAGGCATGGCTGTACACGTCTCCACCATCACTCTGAACATCATCGCTCTGGACCGCCACAGGAGCATCGTCCACCACATGGAGACCAAGATGTCCAGAGACATGTGTGCCGTGGTCATCGTCATCACGTGGGTGCTCAGCGCCTTACTGGCTAGCCCGCTTGCTATTTTCAGGGAGTTTGGGTCCTTTAACATTTCCACCGAAGAGACCCTGCAGGTGTGCGCGGAGAAGTGGCCGGAGAGCAGCATGAATGGAAAAATCTACAGCTTCTCCATGCTGGTGGTCCAGGTTGTCATACCGTTGCTCATCAATTCTGTTGCATACATCCGCATATGGAACAAACTGAAGAAGCACATGATATGCGGCCGCAATGACAACCAGCGAAGGAAGAAGACCACCAAGATGATGCTGACCATGGTGGTGGTCTTTGCTGTGAGCTGGCTGCCCTTCCACGCATTCCAACTGGCTATAGACATTGACAACAGTGTGCTGAATATGAAAGACTTTAAGCTGGTTTTCACCGTGTTCCACATCATGGCCATGTGCTCAACCTGCGTCAATCCCATCCTGTACGGGTGGATGAACAACAACTACAGGACGGCCTTTTTGTCTGTGGTCAAATGTTACCGGCCCCTTGGTGTCAGATATAGATCCtccaaaaacagagagaaagaaaaagatgacgATAGGGACTGCACTGACTTCAGgtcaacaaacctctga
- the LOC102217705 gene encoding lecithin retinol acyltransferase-like codes for MFLYQLLNFFFAASKKEEDSKYDLSLYKRGDLLEVPRTLFTHFGIYLGDNRVAHLIPDILPAITKDKSAIAKMVTNNRLLMGVVTKVASVRVDSVVDFAYGSDILINHMDKVCSQPPLDGDDVARRAEKLLGSVTYSLLWYNCEHYVMYCRYGMAISYQTYQFCTSVRKIVFSRMSAYLTALCGVSFMLYLSCVTPLTVLLTALISFTIWMAS; via the exons ATGTTCCTTTACCAGCTGCTCAACTTTTTCTTTGCAGCCTCCAAAAAGGAGGAGGACTCCAAGTATGACCTGTCCCTGTACAAGCGTGGAGACTTGCTGGAGGTGCCCCGGACGCTATTCACACATTTCGGTATTTACCTGGGTGACAACCGGGTGGCTCATCTCATTCCAGACATCCTGCCTGCCATCACTAAAGATAAATCTGCAATAGCCAAGATGGTGACAAACAACCGCCTGTTGATGGGCGTCGTCACCAAGGTGGCCAGTGTCAGAGTGGACTCTGTGGTGGACTTTGCCTACGGCTCTGACATCCTGATCAACCACATGGACAAAGTGTGCAGCCAGCCTCCACTGGATGGGGATGATGTGGCACGAAGGGCTGAGAAGCTGCTGGGATCCGTCACCTACAGCTTGCTGTGGTACAACTGTGAACATTATGTCATGTACTGCAGATACGGCATGGCCATCAGCTACCAGACATACCAG TTCTGCACCTCGGTACGTAAGATCGTGTTCAGCAGGATGAGCGCCTACCTGACGGCACTGTGCGGCGTGAGCTTCATGCTGTACCTGAGCTGTGTTACGCCGCTGACCGTCCTCCTCACCGCGCTCATCTCCTTCACCATCTGGATGGCTTCATAG